A genomic segment from uncultured Desulfuromonas sp. encodes:
- a CDS encoding uracil-DNA glycosylase encodes MPQSFDQTMYEMLSQTRAVLTELHSLGVNEVYLDPHDTPLPLCHEQPQCQTGRCDCRQPTLEEIRQELGECQRCDLAQSRHSIVFGSGNPHAELVFVGEGPGREEDEKGLPFVGEAGRLLERILFAMGFERDQVYICNVVKCRPPQNRNPNPDEIAACEPFLKQQLASLKPRVIVALGKFAAQTLLQQQTPISHLRGQWSEYEGIAVMPTYHPAYLLRNPGGKRDVWEDMKAVMIRLAQEDSE; translated from the coding sequence ATGCCGCAGAGTTTTGACCAGACCATGTATGAAATGCTCAGTCAGACAAGGGCCGTGTTAACGGAATTGCACAGCCTTGGTGTTAATGAGGTGTATCTTGACCCCCATGACACGCCGTTGCCTTTGTGCCACGAGCAACCGCAATGCCAGACCGGTCGTTGTGATTGCCGCCAGCCGACCCTGGAAGAAATTCGTCAGGAGCTGGGGGAGTGCCAGCGCTGCGATTTGGCCCAGAGTCGCCATTCGATTGTTTTTGGTAGTGGCAACCCGCATGCCGAACTGGTCTTCGTTGGTGAAGGACCCGGCCGTGAAGAGGATGAAAAAGGACTGCCGTTTGTCGGTGAAGCAGGTCGCTTACTGGAGCGCATTCTTTTTGCCATGGGATTTGAACGCGATCAGGTCTACATCTGCAATGTGGTGAAATGCCGCCCACCGCAAAATCGCAATCCGAATCCTGACGAAATTGCCGCCTGCGAACCGTTTCTCAAACAACAGCTCGCCAGTTTGAAACCGCGCGTGATTGTTGCGCTCGGAAAGTTTGCCGCCCAAACCTTGCTGCAACAGCAGACGCCAATCAGCCATTTGCGCGGCCAGTGGTCAGAATACGAGGGAATTGCTGTCATGCCAACTTACCATCCGGCCTATCTGTTACGAAACCCCGGCGGAAAACGTGATGTGTGGGAAGATATGAAAGCCGTTATGATCCGTCTTGCACAGGAGGATTCTGAGTGA
- the metF gene encoding methylenetetrahydrofolate reductase [NAD(P)H], with protein MKEILDQGRISLSFEFFPPKTPAGWEKLFENIAELSPLAPSSVSVTYGAGGSTRSQTHDLVLRIHKETGVTVVPHQTCVAATRDDVTAILSEYEESGIENVLALRGDPPQDDPNWSPPDDGFKHAIDLVRFIRERFPRFSIGVAGFPEGHPEMPNRLLEIEYLKQKVDAGADYIVTQLFFDNRDFYDFCQRCRLAGIEVPIIAGIMPLRTRQGMMRMAELAAGARFPAPLLERVAEATSDEEVERIGTEWAIDQVKDLVAHKVSGIHFYTLNSATATCEIFSRLGLR; from the coding sequence ATGAAAGAGATTCTTGATCAGGGCCGAATCTCATTGAGCTTCGAGTTTTTTCCACCCAAAACACCTGCTGGTTGGGAGAAATTATTTGAAAATATTGCCGAGTTGTCACCGCTGGCCCCTTCTTCGGTGAGCGTGACCTATGGCGCAGGTGGATCGACCCGCTCGCAGACGCATGACCTTGTGCTGCGTATTCACAAAGAGACGGGCGTGACGGTTGTTCCTCATCAGACCTGTGTTGCTGCAACGCGCGACGATGTGACGGCGATTCTCAGCGAATACGAAGAGAGTGGCATTGAAAATGTGTTGGCGCTTCGTGGTGACCCGCCTCAGGATGATCCGAATTGGTCTCCTCCTGACGATGGCTTTAAGCATGCCATTGACTTGGTGCGCTTTATTCGTGAGCGTTTTCCCCGCTTCAGTATCGGTGTTGCCGGTTTCCCTGAAGGACATCCGGAAATGCCCAACCGCTTGTTGGAAATTGAGTATCTCAAGCAGAAGGTTGATGCCGGTGCGGATTATATTGTGACGCAGCTGTTTTTTGATAATCGTGACTTCTATGATTTTTGTCAGCGTTGCCGTTTGGCAGGCATTGAGGTGCCGATCATCGCCGGGATCATGCCGTTGCGTACACGTCAGGGCATGATGCGCATGGCGGAACTGGCTGCTGGAGCTCGTTTTCCAGCGCCTCTGCTAGAGCGTGTTGCTGAGGCAACAAGTGATGAAGAAGTGGAACGGATCGGCACCGAGTGGGCCATTGATCAGGTAAAAGACCTTGTCGCTCATAAGGTGAGCGGCATTCACTTCTATACATTAAACAGTGCCACTGCGACCTGTGAGATCTTTTCGCGGTTAGGATTGCGTTAA
- the coaBC gene encoding bifunctional phosphopantothenoylcysteine decarboxylase/phosphopantothenate--cysteine ligase CoaBC, with the protein MFKNKRVVLGVCGGIAVYKAVELLRLLVKAGADVSVVMTRSAQEFVTPLTFQTLSGNPVHTELFNLYQEKEIGHISLADRADLFIVAPATANVVGKVAAGIADDLLTTTLMATRAPVLFAPAMNVHMYENPIYQRNEACLREHGYHFIDPAVGALACGYEGQGKLPEPEAIFSAAQAVLAPQDLTGQHLLVTAGPTREELDPVRYISNYSSGKMGYAIARAARMRGAEVVLVSGPTFLTPPQGVTLIPVVSAEQMRKTVLEALPKATAVVKSAAVADYRPAQQATQKLKKTADDMTLILEKNPDILSEVGACKEGRVLVGFAAETQDLLKHAADKLKRKNLDLIVANDVTQAGAGFDVDTNIVKLLYADGHVESLPQLSKDEVAHQLLDRVVELLRKRDKQTL; encoded by the coding sequence ATGTTCAAAAATAAACGCGTTGTCCTCGGAGTTTGCGGCGGGATCGCCGTCTATAAAGCGGTTGAGTTGTTACGGCTTTTAGTCAAAGCCGGAGCCGATGTGTCGGTGGTGATGACCCGCAGTGCCCAGGAGTTTGTGACTCCTCTGACGTTTCAGACTTTGTCAGGCAATCCGGTTCATACCGAACTGTTCAATCTCTATCAGGAAAAAGAGATTGGCCATATCTCCCTGGCCGATCGTGCCGATCTGTTTATTGTGGCACCGGCAACTGCTAACGTGGTTGGGAAGGTTGCTGCGGGCATTGCCGACGATCTGTTGACCACGACCTTGATGGCCACGCGTGCTCCGGTGTTGTTTGCACCGGCCATGAACGTGCACATGTACGAAAACCCTATCTATCAGCGCAATGAAGCCTGCCTGCGTGAACACGGCTACCATTTCATTGATCCGGCTGTCGGTGCTCTGGCCTGTGGCTATGAAGGGCAGGGGAAACTACCCGAGCCAGAGGCTATTTTCTCTGCGGCTCAGGCCGTGCTGGCTCCCCAGGATTTGACGGGACAACACCTGTTAGTGACGGCGGGTCCGACACGCGAAGAATTGGATCCGGTGCGCTATATCAGCAATTATTCGTCCGGTAAAATGGGCTATGCGATTGCCCGGGCCGCACGGATGCGCGGAGCTGAAGTTGTTCTGGTGAGTGGCCCGACGTTCCTCACCCCTCCGCAGGGGGTTACCCTGATTCCTGTTGTCAGCGCTGAGCAGATGCGAAAAACTGTTTTGGAGGCGTTGCCAAAAGCCACCGCTGTGGTCAAGTCGGCTGCCGTCGCTGATTATCGCCCCGCACAGCAGGCGACGCAGAAACTGAAAAAAACGGCTGATGACATGACGCTGATCTTAGAGAAAAATCCCGATATCCTCTCTGAAGTCGGAGCGTGTAAGGAGGGCCGTGTTCTGGTGGGGTTTGCTGCTGAAACTCAGGATCTGCTCAAGCATGCCGCAGATAAACTGAAACGTAAGAACCTTGACCTGATCGTTGCCAATGACGTGACTCAGGCTGGAGCGGGGTTTGATGTCGATACCAACATTGTCAAACTGTTGTATGCCGACGGACATGTCGAATCGCTCCCACAACTGAGCAAGGATGAAGTGGCGCATCAATTGCTTGACCGAGTTGTCGAACTGTTGAGGAAGCGAGACAAACAAACGCTCTAG
- a CDS encoding TonB-dependent receptor, translating into MTLGKKWQGLVVLLVGFVVSPIQGLAQDRVTELSPLVVTATLAEKKVEQVPVAAEVIDRQQLVEMGAETISDALVYATGIMLTTAEGRNVGTSIRGVGRNHTLIMIDGRRLAGSFKAQMDVAQLPVTMVERVEIIRGPVSALYGSDAIGGVVNIITRKPTMETQVGVDVRGGFGPSAEHLGQAYITGGSQKVQANLGVARAVKDDWDGDGELPDDIDETSLNSLVGRAHVEISPRQHVNFGGEYGHFERDGGRYYLNVDRRYDADDRRWGGFAEYHLNQGEPLSAMLRGYVSQYKATSSFDPPTSKGEERRRLVQGDGRVTYSVSDRFVLTSGGEIREDSLKVDGMDHDEECVLNSALFTQADWQITPSVNLIAGVRFDHHEDFGGHLTPRATLSWSFNHGRVWAGYGEGFRAPNLNELYVTSILKKGFETYLNNEDLDEETSRSYELGTSLHFGRFRSQLVVFRTDLDDLIASELQTASGKYLTYQYVNYDEVRAEGVEFETSIMLPAGLQIAAQLSYVDTEDRETHQDLADEPCWKSGVTVSWTEPQWQILTQVRWLYFGTSEDGEGLEQEAYQLTHLSFEKSLSENVALYAGIDNLFDEDHEAFTLSPRGYYLGLSWEF; encoded by the coding sequence ATGACGTTGGGGAAGAAGTGGCAAGGGCTTGTGGTGTTGTTGGTAGGTTTTGTTGTTTCTCCGATCCAGGGCCTGGCACAGGATCGTGTGACAGAATTGAGCCCGTTGGTTGTCACAGCAACATTAGCAGAAAAAAAAGTGGAACAGGTCCCAGTTGCAGCGGAAGTCATTGATCGTCAGCAATTGGTTGAAATGGGAGCGGAAACGATTTCGGACGCTCTGGTTTATGCGACAGGAATCATGTTGACGACGGCAGAGGGGCGCAATGTCGGGACCTCAATTCGCGGGGTTGGCCGGAATCATACGCTTATCATGATTGATGGACGTCGTTTGGCAGGAAGTTTTAAAGCGCAGATGGATGTCGCGCAATTGCCGGTGACCATGGTTGAGCGTGTTGAAATCATCAGGGGGCCTGTTTCAGCTCTTTATGGCAGTGATGCCATTGGCGGTGTCGTCAATATTATCACCCGAAAACCGACCATGGAGACACAGGTTGGAGTCGATGTGCGGGGAGGATTTGGACCTTCTGCCGAGCATTTGGGACAAGCCTACATCACTGGCGGAAGCCAAAAAGTTCAGGCGAATCTTGGCGTCGCCCGTGCGGTTAAAGATGATTGGGACGGTGACGGTGAGTTGCCTGACGATATTGATGAAACGTCGTTGAACAGTCTTGTCGGGCGGGCGCATGTTGAAATCAGCCCGCGACAGCACGTGAATTTTGGTGGGGAATATGGACATTTTGAACGTGATGGCGGTCGTTACTATCTGAATGTGGATCGTCGCTATGATGCCGATGACCGCCGCTGGGGAGGATTTGCCGAATATCATCTGAATCAGGGGGAACCGCTCTCTGCCATGCTGCGTGGATACGTCAGTCAATATAAAGCCACTTCATCTTTTGATCCTCCGACATCAAAAGGAGAAGAACGGCGGCGGTTGGTTCAGGGTGATGGCCGGGTGACATACTCGGTTTCAGATCGGTTTGTTCTTACCAGCGGCGGTGAAATCCGTGAAGACAGTCTCAAGGTGGATGGCATGGACCACGATGAAGAGTGTGTGTTGAACAGTGCCTTGTTTACTCAGGCTGACTGGCAAATCACACCGAGCGTCAACCTGATTGCCGGCGTACGTTTTGATCATCATGAAGATTTCGGGGGGCATCTCACACCACGTGCCACATTGAGCTGGAGTTTTAACCATGGACGGGTCTGGGCCGGGTATGGAGAAGGTTTCAGGGCGCCAAATTTGAATGAACTGTATGTGACATCCATACTGAAAAAAGGCTTTGAGACGTACCTGAATAACGAAGACCTTGATGAAGAAACCTCACGGAGTTACGAATTGGGAACCAGTCTGCATTTTGGGCGATTTCGCAGTCAGTTGGTTGTGTTTCGCACGGATCTTGATGACCTGATTGCTTCTGAATTGCAAACGGCAAGTGGTAAATATCTGACCTACCAATATGTCAATTACGATGAGGTCCGTGCCGAGGGAGTGGAATTCGAAACCTCAATCATGTTGCCAGCCGGATTACAGATTGCTGCTCAGCTCAGTTACGTCGATACAGAGGACCGGGAAACACACCAAGATCTTGCTGATGAGCCGTGCTGGAAAAGTGGTGTCACCGTCTCCTGGACAGAACCGCAATGGCAGATTCTGACCCAGGTTCGTTGGTTGTATTTTGGTACTTCGGAAGATGGTGAAGGTCTCGAACAAGAGGCGTATCAGTTGACCCACCTGTCTTTCGAAAAAAGTCTGTCTGAAAACGTAGCACTCTATGCGGGTATCGATAACCTCTTCGATGAAGATCATGAGGCATTCACGTTGTCTCCGCGTGGTTATTATCTTGGACTGAGCTGGGAGTTCTAA
- a CDS encoding molybdopterin-binding protein — protein sequence MKLSARNTLKGTIKEIILGQVNAEVILELPGGEVITSIISKDAAEALGLSKGKTAYAIIKASAVVLGTDE from the coding sequence ATGAAACTGAGCGCACGCAACACCCTCAAAGGTACCATCAAAGAAATTATTCTCGGTCAAGTCAACGCGGAAGTTATTCTGGAATTGCCCGGTGGAGAAGTGATCACTTCGATTATCTCAAAAGATGCCGCAGAGGCACTGGGTCTGTCCAAAGGTAAAACAGCGTATGCCATTATTAAAGCGTCAGCTGTTGTTTTGGGGACAGACGAATAA
- a CDS encoding histidinol-phosphatase, which yields MINQQPQFVSAHGGHSGQFCLHAHDTLAELVDEYARQGFSWVGLSEHMPPTEDRFLYPDEREAGLTARHLQDQFARYVETARQLQQDYRDRLTLYVGMETEYYPGALDFAKQLKSQYGLDYLVGSVHHVDGRCFDFSPTDYQQAFDDHGGYEPLYCAYFDAQLAMINELQPEVVGHFDLIRLHDPDYPTRLQCPAVEQRMERNLKRIQELGLILDYNARALLKGADEPYVSVPVLHKALELGIDLLPGDDSHGVDSVGAHLATVISLLKEAGYHCQWRCPALHQ from the coding sequence ATGATCAATCAGCAACCACAATTCGTGTCAGCTCATGGTGGACACAGCGGCCAGTTCTGTCTGCATGCCCATGATACCCTGGCCGAGCTGGTGGACGAATACGCACGGCAGGGGTTCAGTTGGGTCGGGCTTAGCGAACATATGCCACCCACGGAGGATCGTTTTCTTTATCCCGATGAACGCGAGGCAGGGTTGACCGCGCGCCATCTTCAGGATCAGTTTGCGCGTTATGTTGAAACTGCTCGCCAGTTACAACAGGACTATCGCGACCGCCTGACGTTGTATGTCGGGATGGAGACAGAATATTATCCAGGCGCTCTTGATTTTGCCAAACAGCTCAAATCTCAGTATGGTCTCGATTACTTGGTCGGTTCCGTCCACCATGTTGACGGGCGCTGCTTTGATTTCAGCCCGACAGATTATCAGCAGGCCTTTGATGATCATGGTGGTTATGAACCGCTTTATTGTGCCTATTTCGATGCCCAGTTGGCAATGATTAACGAATTGCAACCTGAAGTCGTGGGACATTTTGATCTGATTCGCCTTCACGATCCTGATTATCCGACCCGTTTGCAATGCCCTGCCGTAGAGCAGCGGATGGAGCGTAATCTGAAGCGGATACAGGAGTTGGGACTGATTCTTGATTATAATGCCCGCGCTTTGCTTAAGGGAGCGGATGAGCCTTACGTCAGTGTTCCTGTATTGCACAAAGCCTTAGAATTGGGGATTGATTTGCTGCCCGGGGATGATTCGCATGGCGTTGATTCTGTCGGTGCTCATCTTGCTACGGTGATTTCATTGTTGAAGGAAGCCGGCTACCATTGCCAGTGGCGCTGCCCGGCATTGCATCAGTAA
- a CDS encoding tetratricopeptide repeat protein translates to MSQLKLWAFICFLLIGFNAAWADEPIRVSDVHRQLAERHLQAGHPFWAVRSYRQALESGSDDPNIHRNLSQVLYDLGFVDQAIEELQLAINKAPEEDFLHMEMGVFYLAAGRLPQAHKEFSRVLELNPGFSYGYYYLGEVLFRLGDYHLSGMALAIAEKLGLPGFDLQRKLTALGWDLPEKPWHCEPHIYHLRRITVPTLTQARHVMQRLEDGELFEELAREFSTGSEAKSGGYIGGISLASMPEAFTRELAGRECFSPAVLLESEDGYHIVQRIAPFDADFWKRTVAEEKSQRQQQMKQHAHTDEQTPKRYVLLSGVFRNHDYADQRVARLLKLGMKSYLQTRGDGEHRRYEVIVGQYDSYSEAEDAGNVIKKSGLEYYIRKNSAE, encoded by the coding sequence GTGAGCCAACTAAAATTGTGGGCTTTTATTTGCTTTCTGCTGATCGGCTTCAACGCGGCTTGGGCGGATGAACCGATCCGGGTCAGTGATGTCCATCGCCAACTCGCAGAACGTCATCTGCAGGCCGGACACCCGTTCTGGGCTGTTCGCTCATACCGGCAAGCCCTTGAATCCGGTTCCGATGATCCCAATATTCACCGTAACCTTTCACAGGTTTTGTATGACCTGGGATTTGTCGATCAGGCGATCGAAGAATTGCAGTTGGCGATCAATAAAGCACCGGAAGAAGATTTCCTCCACATGGAGATGGGCGTGTTCTATCTGGCTGCCGGCCGTCTACCTCAGGCACACAAGGAGTTCTCCCGGGTTCTCGAGCTCAATCCCGGTTTCTCTTACGGCTATTATTATCTTGGTGAAGTGCTGTTTCGCCTTGGTGATTACCATCTCTCCGGCATGGCGCTGGCTATTGCCGAAAAACTTGGTCTGCCCGGATTTGACCTTCAACGCAAACTCACGGCCCTGGGCTGGGATCTCCCAGAAAAACCCTGGCATTGTGAACCGCATATTTATCATTTAAGGCGCATTACCGTTCCGACGCTCACTCAAGCACGCCACGTCATGCAACGCTTGGAGGATGGCGAACTGTTTGAGGAGTTGGCGCGTGAATTCTCCACCGGAAGTGAAGCGAAAAGTGGTGGCTATATTGGCGGTATTTCCCTTGCCAGCATGCCGGAGGCTTTTACCCGGGAACTGGCCGGACGGGAGTGTTTTTCACCGGCTGTCCTCCTGGAGTCGGAGGATGGGTACCACATTGTTCAGCGCATTGCCCCGTTTGATGCGGACTTCTGGAAGAGAACCGTTGCAGAGGAAAAATCGCAACGGCAACAGCAAATGAAACAACATGCTCATACGGATGAACAGACTCCGAAACGCTACGTGTTATTGAGTGGCGTGTTCCGTAATCATGATTACGCCGACCAACGTGTGGCGCGTCTGCTCAAGCTGGGTATGAAAAGCTATCTGCAGACGCGCGGGGACGGAGAACATCGTCGTTATGAAGTGATTGTCGGTCAGTATGACAGTTATTCCGAAGCGGAAGATGCTGGTAACGTCATCAAAAAATCGGGTCTCGAATATTACATTCGTAAAAACAGCGCGGAGTAG
- a CDS encoding substrate-binding domain-containing protein yields the protein MSKENFVLQNTIRSKREGLGWSQQDLADRAGLSRTGISAIEAGRLIPSTAAALALASAFHCRVEDLFVLAGKDTAQWAWPPTQDPVRYWRAMVGSRHLLYPVENSPMGMVPHDGVSRAGKCVDHPFSEPVRTLVIACCDPAVGLLAAEYSRQTPFRMVVLQRSSRTALELLEQGLVHVAGIHLCKSDEEQGNREAAAKVLRSDFHLVRIADWEEGLALSPGLAQDGAGAILNADVRWIAREEGSGARQVLDELHSNNFVATHTVNDHSSVALAIRSGFAQAGVALRLVCAQQGLDFISVRKEAYEFCILDASMSDPRITALVEVIRSPQYRKILSELPGYESRRTGELAPVRND from the coding sequence ATGTCAAAAGAAAACTTTGTACTTCAGAATACGATCCGCTCTAAACGGGAAGGGCTTGGCTGGTCGCAACAGGACCTGGCAGACCGGGCTGGATTATCGCGTACCGGAATCAGTGCTATTGAAGCCGGTCGGCTGATTCCCTCGACGGCTGCTGCTCTTGCCCTGGCCTCTGCGTTTCACTGCCGTGTTGAAGATCTTTTTGTGCTGGCCGGTAAAGATACGGCTCAATGGGCCTGGCCGCCGACTCAGGATCCGGTACGTTACTGGCGGGCGATGGTTGGCTCACGCCACTTGCTTTATCCGGTTGAGAACAGCCCGATGGGAATGGTTCCGCATGATGGTGTCAGCCGTGCCGGAAAATGTGTTGATCACCCGTTTTCCGAGCCGGTAAGGACATTGGTCATCGCCTGTTGTGATCCAGCGGTGGGGCTGCTGGCTGCTGAATATTCCCGTCAGACACCTTTTCGCATGGTGGTGCTGCAGCGTTCCAGCCGTACGGCGCTGGAGTTGTTGGAACAGGGATTGGTGCACGTTGCCGGGATTCACCTGTGCAAGTCGGATGAGGAACAGGGCAATCGTGAGGCTGCTGCGAAAGTTTTACGCTCTGATTTCCATCTGGTACGGATCGCCGACTGGGAAGAGGGGCTGGCTTTGTCTCCTGGACTTGCTCAGGATGGTGCCGGGGCGATCCTCAATGCGGATGTCCGCTGGATTGCTCGGGAAGAGGGCTCCGGGGCGCGACAGGTGCTTGACGAACTACACAGCAACAACTTTGTTGCGACCCATACGGTTAATGATCACAGCTCCGTTGCCTTGGCAATTCGCAGCGGTTTTGCTCAGGCCGGTGTGGCGTTGCGTCTTGTCTGTGCCCAGCAAGGGCTTGATTTTATTTCTGTGCGAAAAGAGGCGTATGAATTTTGTATTCTGGATGCCTCAATGTCTGATCCTCGAATTACCGCGTTGGTTGAGGTGATTCGTTCACCACAATACCGTAAAATCCTTTCTGAACTTCCCGGTTATGAAAGTCGTCGTACCGGGGAATTGGCGCCGGTGCGCAACGATTGA
- the modA gene encoding molybdate ABC transporter substrate-binding protein, whose protein sequence is MRSFLFAILLSLVFASTSMAGTINISVAASMTDAVKELITLFQKDHPETNILPNFASSGALAKQIAQGAPAELYISANPKWMTYLVDNNLIHKDQVRTFAHNTLVFTGRTEVTLNGMNDLLNLSTLAIGSPKSVPAGQYAQQALEAAGLYSKLQARLVLAKDVRQALLYADRGEVDGAFVYKTDALLAQHAKILLEVPQELYSEVTYPRALTLSGEKNPESIAFAEFISTDEATTILKRYGFVIR, encoded by the coding sequence ATGCGAAGTTTCCTGTTTGCCATTCTTCTGTCTCTAGTCTTTGCGTCTACTTCTATGGCCGGAACAATCAATATCTCCGTTGCCGCCAGCATGACAGATGCCGTGAAAGAGTTGATCACCCTGTTCCAAAAGGACCACCCCGAGACAAACATTCTACCCAACTTCGCTTCGTCAGGTGCTCTGGCCAAACAAATTGCCCAAGGGGCTCCGGCAGAACTTTATATTTCAGCAAACCCCAAATGGATGACCTATTTGGTGGATAACAATCTGATCCATAAAGATCAGGTTCGCACCTTTGCCCATAACACCCTGGTCTTCACCGGACGCACTGAAGTAACACTGAATGGAATGAATGACCTGCTTAACTTAAGCACGTTGGCTATAGGCAGCCCTAAAAGTGTGCCTGCCGGTCAATATGCTCAACAAGCCCTGGAAGCCGCGGGGTTATACAGCAAACTGCAAGCACGACTGGTGTTGGCCAAGGATGTGCGTCAGGCCTTGCTCTATGCGGATCGCGGTGAAGTGGATGGTGCATTTGTCTACAAGACCGATGCCCTGTTGGCACAACATGCGAAGATTCTTCTTGAAGTTCCTCAAGAGCTTTACAGTGAAGTCACTTACCCGCGCGCGCTGACTCTGAGTGGCGAGAAAAATCCCGAATCAATCGCATTTGCCGAATTTATCTCCACTGACGAGGCCACAACAATCCTCAAACGCTACGGTTTCGTCATCAGGTAA
- a CDS encoding zinc dependent phospholipase C family protein, translated as MILATVAGAGLVLLLPDCAWAWGFGVHLQLGNRILENLTLLPPVLQHLLNHYPGDFLYGNISADITLGKKYTHYLKHCHSWNMGHRILNEARNEAQRACAYGYLAHLAADTIAHSYMVPFKMIRSYNTVLLGHAYWELRFESQIPEEVWQEARLLARQDFKQHDQLLRRVLVNTLFSFGTNKRLFNSMLLISRIRRWQKILQAVDRRSSWVVSEEERTEYLEMAFQAIVSVLAEDKSPFLQADPTGERAIHVAQQIRSNLNALWLDGKLPRDQSDAFIRDLKQEFCQAITEPKRLLHLLADQP; from the coding sequence ATGATCCTTGCGACTGTCGCCGGTGCGGGTCTGGTTCTGTTACTTCCGGATTGCGCCTGGGCCTGGGGATTCGGTGTCCACCTGCAATTAGGTAACCGCATTCTGGAAAATCTCACCCTGCTGCCACCAGTCCTCCAGCATCTGCTCAATCACTACCCCGGCGACTTTTTATACGGCAACATCAGCGCAGATATCACGTTGGGCAAAAAGTACACCCACTATCTCAAGCATTGTCACAGTTGGAACATGGGGCACAGAATCCTCAATGAAGCCCGCAATGAGGCCCAGCGCGCCTGCGCCTACGGCTATCTTGCCCATCTGGCGGCGGATACGATTGCCCACTCATATATGGTGCCCTTCAAAATGATCCGCAGCTACAACACCGTGTTGCTTGGCCATGCGTACTGGGAGTTGCGCTTTGAGTCACAGATCCCAGAAGAGGTCTGGCAAGAAGCCCGACTTTTGGCCCGCCAGGATTTCAAACAGCACGATCAGCTGTTGCGCCGGGTTCTGGTCAACACGCTGTTCTCATTCGGCACCAACAAACGTCTGTTTAACTCCATGTTGCTGATCAGCCGCATTCGCCGCTGGCAAAAAATATTGCAGGCCGTTGACCGGCGTTCCAGTTGGGTAGTCAGCGAAGAGGAACGCACGGAATATCTGGAAATGGCCTTTCAGGCGATTGTCAGCGTATTGGCTGAAGATAAAAGTCCCTTTCTCCAGGCTGATCCAACCGGCGAACGGGCGATTCATGTCGCCCAACAGATTCGCTCAAACCTCAACGCACTCTGGCTGGATGGCAAACTCCCCCGTGACCAAAGTGACGCGTTTATTCGAGACCTTAAACAGGAGTTTTGTCAGGCGATTACCGAGCCGAAACGACTTCTTCACCTGCTTGCAGATCAGCCCTAG
- a CDS encoding RidA family protein: MKKIIATADAPAAIGPYSQAVQIDHLTFFSGQIPLDPQTGELISESIHAETEQVMKNMRAALAGAGLEFRHVVKTTIFLTDMDDFAVVNDIYGRYFSDNPPARACVAVAALPKGCHIEIEWIASSNA; encoded by the coding sequence ATGAAAAAGATTATTGCTACGGCAGACGCACCTGCTGCTATCGGCCCATATTCCCAAGCGGTCCAGATTGACCATTTAACATTCTTTTCCGGTCAGATCCCCCTTGATCCGCAAACGGGAGAACTGATCAGCGAATCCATTCATGCTGAAACAGAGCAGGTAATGAAAAACATGCGGGCGGCACTGGCCGGAGCGGGCCTGGAGTTCCGCCATGTGGTGAAAACCACCATTTTCCTGACCGACATGGATGATTTTGCCGTGGTCAATGACATCTACGGTCGTTACTTCAGCGACAACCCTCCGGCACGAGCCTGCGTCGCGGTTGCAGCACTGCCCAAAGGGTGTCACATTGAGATTGAATGGATCGCCAGCTCCAACGCCTGA